In Labrus bergylta chromosome 1, fLabBer1.1, whole genome shotgun sequence, one genomic interval encodes:
- the LOC136177217 gene encoding uncharacterized protein isoform X1 — MKLHMRIIIFLLVIVSSAAVKLKSHQSGIKGGSITFPDPLENGLFIFQGSSIAEVKDKKIDILEETFNDRLLWNNKTGLFTIRGLKRNDSGVYGIDPKKGLSSITCHKLSVYESVAAPAVEAVNVSAESCSFLCLVNKTEETTLLWYKDEEIINQSSSALSLPLTVHRHDVTSSYRCVAANPAENNTLHVDVRNICSPGGSNTQSWLFLTPVLVFWVTFAVCILLTNMKRKRKRETDG; from the exons ATGAAGTTACACATGAGGATCATCATCTTTTTATTAG tgatcgtctcatctgctgctgtaaagttgAAGAGTCACCAGTCAGGCATTAAGGGAGGATCCATCACTTTTCCTGATCCTTTGGAGAATGgactttttatatttcaagGAAGTAGCATTGCTGAagtgaaggacaaaaaaatagatatattgGAGGAAACTTTCAATGACAGACTTTTATGGAACAACAAAACTGGTCTTTTCACAATCAGAGGACTAAAGCGGAATGACTCTGGTGTTTATGGTATTGACCCTAAAAAAGGACTTAGTTCCATAACATGTCATAAACTCAGTGTATATG AGTCTGTAGCAGCTCCTGCAGTGGAAGCTGTGAACGTGAGCGCAGAGAGCTGCTCCTTTCTGTGTTTGGTGAATAAGACTGAAGAGACGACTCTGCTGTGGTACAAAGACGAGGAAATAATCAACCAGAGCAGCTCTGCTCTCTCACTGCCTCTCACTGTACACAGACATGATGTCACATCATCTTATAGATGTGTGGCAGCCAACCCTGCTGAAAATAACACTCTTCATGTCGATGTAAGGAACATCTGCAGTCCAG GTGGCAGTAACACACAGTCCTGGTTGTTCCTGACTCCTGTGTTGGTGTTTTGGGTTACTTTTGCTGTTTGCATCCTTTTgacaaacatgaagagaaagcgaaagagagagactgACGGCTGA
- the LOC136177217 gene encoding uncharacterized protein isoform X2 has translation MKLHMRIIIFLLVIVSSAAVKLKSHQSGIKGGSITFPDPLENGLFIFQGSSIAEVKDKKIDILEETFNDRLLWNNKTGLFTIRGLKRNDSGVYGIDPKKGLSSITCHKLSVYESVAAPAVEAVNVSAESCSFLCLVNKTEETTLLWWQ, from the exons ATGAAGTTACACATGAGGATCATCATCTTTTTATTAG tgatcgtctcatctgctgctgtaaagttgAAGAGTCACCAGTCAGGCATTAAGGGAGGATCCATCACTTTTCCTGATCCTTTGGAGAATGgactttttatatttcaagGAAGTAGCATTGCTGAagtgaaggacaaaaaaatagatatattgGAGGAAACTTTCAATGACAGACTTTTATGGAACAACAAAACTGGTCTTTTCACAATCAGAGGACTAAAGCGGAATGACTCTGGTGTTTATGGTATTGACCCTAAAAAAGGACTTAGTTCCATAACATGTCATAAACTCAGTGTATATG AGTCTGTAGCAGCTCCTGCAGTGGAAGCTGTGAACGTGAGCGCAGAGAGCTGCTCCTTTCTGTGTTTGGTGAATAAGACTGAAGAGACGACTCTGCTGTG GTGGCAGTAA